The following nucleotide sequence is from Roseivirga sp. BDSF3-8.
AGAAAACATGTCAGCAACCTTTTGTTCATGGCTGATTTTCAAGCAAATAGCCTGTTTTATAACCTGTCTTTGGAGGGAAAAACACCTTAATTAAATTGATCACTTAATATGTGCTGGTAAAGGTTATACCGCTTAAATATAAAATTAAAATTGTATTTTTCTAACGGAATACCCTTAAATACCCACCTGAGTACTTACTCAGCAGAATCGGCTGGCACAGGGCTTCCGGTATTCACAAGACTCATCTCTTTTATAAGATGGCCGGCCCCGGCAAACTTATCGATGATAAATAAAATATAGCGCGCGTCCACAGAGATATTACGGCACATCTCTGGATCAAACATTATATCACTCATCGTGCCTTGCCATGCCCTGTCGAAGTTAATACCTATTAACCTACCCTCAGCGTCAATAACGGGGCTACCACTATTGCCTCCGGTAGTATGATTGGAGGCAGTGAAACACACCGGCATCATACCATCCTGTCCATAGGGGCCATACTCTTTCTTAAGGTAAAGCTCTCTAAGCTTTGCCGGCACCACAAACTCTGCATTGTCCGGATCTTCCTTATCCATAATTCCCTCCAAAGTCGTGTAGTGCAGATACTCTACTCCATCCGCAGGCTCATACCCTTCTACCTGACCATATGCGACTCTGAGTGTACCGTTGGCATCAGGGTAGAACCGTCGATCTTCCTGCATCTCTCTCAGACCGGCCATGTATGTCCGGTACAGCTCGTCCAGCTCGGCATCTGTTGTTCTTTTCCTGGGCTGAATTTTTTCGTTGTATATATATGCAAAGTCCCTGTATAAGCTGAACAGCGGATCCTTCCTGAGTTTCTTGCCTACTCTCTTTTTCTTATTTTTATCCAGAAATGCGAGCAGTTCTTCTTTTTCGTCGATAACTGACTCATTAAATAAATAAGCCGTCAGTTTTTCATAGTCGCCATCTTTCTCATTCAGAAGTTCAGTAAAGGTAGTAGGTTGGAACTGGCCCACCACATTTTCCCGGTATTTAGCCAGCATAGCTGCCGTAAGCTTTTGCTCGGTCGCTACATCATAGTCCTTATAAAAGCGGTCTATGTAGGCTTCTATATCCTCGCGCGACATGCTTTCATCACTAGCATATTGATCCAGACGCCTGGAAAGGGCGGCAATATCCAGCCTCAGGATGGCTTCGCGAATGGTATTGTATGCCATATTTAGCTCATTCTCTCCATCATATATTTCGGCAAACCGAGTAATGACATTTCCATACTTACCTGAGCGACCCCCACTATTGGCCCATTCATCAAAAGCTTCTTCCTCTTCCCTCTTCTTCCGGGTGGCATTCAGCCGCTCAAGCCCTTTATTTTCTCCTATCCATTTCTTCCAATAGTTGGCTATACCGGCATATTTGCTGGCATATTTAATCCTGTTCTCGTCACTGTTAGCCATTGCTTCATCCAGTATATCGAGCTTTACCTGCCGTATGTTAATCCGAGTAGGGTTTATCTCACTGGTGAGTTGTTCTACCGCATGGCTGGTCAGGTATTGCTCTGTAGTGCCTGGGAATCCAAACACCATAGTAAAATCACCTGGCTCTACACCACCGAGGTTCACAGGGAGAAAGTGGCGGGGCTTAAGGGGAATATTATCCTCTGAGTATTCAGCCGGCTTTCCGTCAGGTCCGGAATAAACTCTGAACAGGCTAAAGTCACCAGTATGTCTCGGCCACATCCAGTTATCTGTATCGCCACCAAACTTGCCTATAGAGCTGGGAGGCGCTCCTACAAGGCGGACATCCCTATAGGTCTCGGTAACAAACATGTAATATTCGTTACCATAATAAAAAGGCTTAATCCGGGCCTCATAGTGAGTCCCTTCCGTAGCCTGACCTGTAATCGCTCGGGTTTTATCTTTTATGAGAGTGGCCCGGTCCTCTTCAGACATACCTGGAGTGACACCCTCAAGCACCTGATCGGTCACATCCTCTATTCTTACAATAAAGGACACAAACAAGCCGGGGTTATGTAACTCTTCCTCCCTGCTCATAGCCCAAAAGCCGTCTGTAAGCAGGTCATTTTCCACAGAGCTATGATACTGAATCTGACCATACCCGCAATGGTGGTTAGTAAGTATCAGGCCCTCTGGTGATATAAGCTCTCCGGTACAAAACCCGCCAAAACTTACAATAGCATCTTTGAGGCTGCTTTCGTTGATATCGTAAATATCTTTTGCGGTAAGTTTCATGCCTAAATCCTGCATCTCCTTTTCATTAAGATTGGAAAGAAGGTGCGGAAGCCACATGCCCTCTACGGCGTGGCTGGATTGAAATGATAGTACGATAAGAAGGAATAGAAGTAGCCCTTTGGATGCAAGTCTGTTCATAAAAGTAAAAGATTTTGGCAGCTGAATTTACGGCTTTTTACCAGGAGGATAAACACGGTTTACGATTTAATTCGTTCAGTAAAGCACTCCTATTCTTTTTTTTACGTATGATACCTAGCTAAATAATTAAAACTTGACGTTAGTTAAAGAAAAACCGTCTGAAACCCCTCAAAGAACAAGAAGACCGGGCTACGGCGCTGCG
It contains:
- a CDS encoding S46 family peptidase, with the translated sequence MNRLASKGLLLFLLIVLSFQSSHAVEGMWLPHLLSNLNEKEMQDLGMKLTAKDIYDINESSLKDAIVSFGGFCTGELISPEGLILTNHHCGYGQIQYHSSVENDLLTDGFWAMSREEELHNPGLFVSFIVRIEDVTDQVLEGVTPGMSEEDRATLIKDKTRAITGQATEGTHYEARIKPFYYGNEYYMFVTETYRDVRLVGAPPSSIGKFGGDTDNWMWPRHTGDFSLFRVYSGPDGKPAEYSEDNIPLKPRHFLPVNLGGVEPGDFTMVFGFPGTTEQYLTSHAVEQLTSEINPTRINIRQVKLDILDEAMANSDENRIKYASKYAGIANYWKKWIGENKGLERLNATRKKREEEEAFDEWANSGGRSGKYGNVITRFAEIYDGENELNMAYNTIREAILRLDIAALSRRLDQYASDESMSREDIEAYIDRFYKDYDVATEQKLTAAMLAKYRENVVGQFQPTTFTELLNEKDGDYEKLTAYLFNESVIDEKEELLAFLDKNKKKRVGKKLRKDPLFSLYRDFAYIYNEKIQPRKRTTDAELDELYRTYMAGLREMQEDRRFYPDANGTLRVAYGQVEGYEPADGVEYLHYTTLEGIMDKEDPDNAEFVVPAKLRELYLKKEYGPYGQDGMMPVCFTASNHTTGGNSGSPVIDAEGRLIGINFDRAWQGTMSDIMFDPEMCRNISVDARYILFIIDKFAGAGHLIKEMSLVNTGSPVPADSAE